One genomic segment of Podarcis raffonei isolate rPodRaf1 chromosome 7, rPodRaf1.pri, whole genome shotgun sequence includes these proteins:
- the LRRC14 gene encoding leucine-rich repeat-containing protein 14 isoform X2 has product MNSLVFLCSQKVVADFDSLQDALGFLPKELYPVLFKAAFMDKRTLSLQLLVNTWPFPVLSFQKLLRKCQHCERALIREKPNKYCIQMVISGVVTYLIKLLENRRGSKSKGPQQRLQILDMTGLQDEGQGPESMSLWSRTVTLAKACLDISKQQGKWTRRTSKRRKSPYSKPPGPPALPPFSVDVWVDLFVNSTSYGVLKDALQINSYNALRLRCRDFRAEELSIASTVGLLEFLDPVGVRQVDLRFNNLGLSGLRVVLPHLTKFTNLASLKLPYSNVDVRRLTVGMEGSLQYFANQLSRLRCLKELNLGSSRLSGKLRLLLGDLQSPLESLELAFCYLLPNDLAYLSQSLHTPALKKLDLSGNNLSDCLLQPFQGLLMEASPTLLHLDIMECRMMDTHLNVLLPAICRCSRLRYLGVFGNPISAKGLKNLLHKTVGLLDLKLVIYPYPVDCYGDDLPWPPTSSNLLNGNVDEEKFFRVSNELQQMLLSANRADVTWTTNLCRHNSLDFFSL; this is encoded by the exons ATGAACTCCCTGGTGTTCCTCTGCTCTCAGAAGGTTGTCGCTGACTTTGATAGCCTGCAAGATGCCTTGGGCTTCCTCCCGAAGGAGCTCTACCCCGTCTTGTTCAAAGCGGCCTTCATGGACAAGAGGACCCTGTCCTTGCAGCTGCTCGTGAACACCTggcccttcccagtcctcagtTTCCAGAAGCTGCTGCGGAAATGCCAGCACTGCGAACGGGCCCTGATCCGGGAGAAGCCCAACAAGTACTGCATCCAGATGGTTATTTCGGGAGTTGTGACATACCTGATCAAGCTGCTGGAGAACCGGCGTGGCAGTAAGAG CAAAGGGCCGCAGCAGCGGCTGCAGATTCTCGACATGACTGGCCTCCAGGACGAAGGGCAGGGCCCAGAGAGCATGAGTCTCTGGTCCCGGACGGTCACGCTGGCAAAGGCTTGCCTGGACATCTCCAAGCAGCAAGGCAAGTGGACGAGGCGGACGTCCAAGCGGAGAAAAAGCCCCTACAGCAAACCCCCGGGCCCCCcggccctccctcccttctccgtGGACGTTTGGGTGGACCTCTTTGTGAACAGCACCTCCTACGGAGTCCTGAAGGACGCCTTGCAGATCAACAGCTACAATGCGCTGCGGCTGAGGTGCCGGGACTTCCGGGCAGAGGAGCTGTCCATCGCCAGCACCGTGGGGCTGCTGGAGTTCCTGGACCCGGTCGGCGTCCGGCAGGTGGACCTGAGGTTCAACAACCTGGGCCTCTCCGGCTTGCGAGTGGTCCTCCCGCACCTGACCAAGTTCACCAACCTGGCGAGCCTGAAGCTCCCCTACAGCAACGTGGATGTCAGGCGCCTCACTGTGGGCATGGAGGGGAGCCTGCAGTACTTTGCCAACCAGCTGAGCCGACTGAGATGCCTCAAAGAGCTGAACCTGGGGTCCTCCCGGCTGTCTGGCAAGCTGAGGCTGCTCCTAGG TGACTTGCAAAGCCCTTTGGAGAGCCTGGAGCTGGCCTTCTGCTACCTTCTGCCCAACGACCTGGCCTACCTTTCCCAAAGCCTCCACACCCCTGCCCTGAAGAAGCTGGACCTCAGCGGGAACAACCTCTCCGACTGCCTCCTGCAGCCTTTCCAAGGCCTGCTGATGGAGGCCTCCCCGACTCTCCTGCACCTGGACATCATGGAGTGCCGCATGATGGACACCCACCTGAACGTCCTCCTGCCGGCCATCTGCCGCTGCTCGCGGCTCCGCTACCTGGGCGTGTTTGGCAACCCCATCTCTGCCAAAGGACTGAAGAACCTCCTTCACAAGACGGTGGGCCTCTTGGACTTGAAGCTGGTCATCTACCCCTACCCGGTAGACTGCTATGGGGATGACCTGCCGTGGCCCCCCACTTCCTCCAACCTCCTCAACGGCAACGTGGACGAGGAGAAGTTCTTCCGGGTCAGCAACGAACTCCAGCAGATGCTGCTGAGCGCCAATCGGGCAGACGTCACCTGGACCACGAACCTCTGCCGCCACAATAGTCTGGACTTCTTTAGTTTATAG
- the LRRC14 gene encoding leucine-rich repeat-containing protein 14 isoform X1, giving the protein MASTAFWLAVCSVAAMNSLVFLCSQKVVADFDSLQDALGFLPKELYPVLFKAAFMDKRTLSLQLLVNTWPFPVLSFQKLLRKCQHCERALIREKPNKYCIQMVISGVVTYLIKLLENRRGSKSKGPQQRLQILDMTGLQDEGQGPESMSLWSRTVTLAKACLDISKQQGKWTRRTSKRRKSPYSKPPGPPALPPFSVDVWVDLFVNSTSYGVLKDALQINSYNALRLRCRDFRAEELSIASTVGLLEFLDPVGVRQVDLRFNNLGLSGLRVVLPHLTKFTNLASLKLPYSNVDVRRLTVGMEGSLQYFANQLSRLRCLKELNLGSSRLSGKLRLLLGDLQSPLESLELAFCYLLPNDLAYLSQSLHTPALKKLDLSGNNLSDCLLQPFQGLLMEASPTLLHLDIMECRMMDTHLNVLLPAICRCSRLRYLGVFGNPISAKGLKNLLHKTVGLLDLKLVIYPYPVDCYGDDLPWPPTSSNLLNGNVDEEKFFRVSNELQQMLLSANRADVTWTTNLCRHNSLDFFSL; this is encoded by the exons atggcttctacag CTTTCTGGCTTGCCGTCTGCTCAGTCGCTGCCATGAACTCCCTGGTGTTCCTCTGCTCTCAGAAGGTTGTCGCTGACTTTGATAGCCTGCAAGATGCCTTGGGCTTCCTCCCGAAGGAGCTCTACCCCGTCTTGTTCAAAGCGGCCTTCATGGACAAGAGGACCCTGTCCTTGCAGCTGCTCGTGAACACCTggcccttcccagtcctcagtTTCCAGAAGCTGCTGCGGAAATGCCAGCACTGCGAACGGGCCCTGATCCGGGAGAAGCCCAACAAGTACTGCATCCAGATGGTTATTTCGGGAGTTGTGACATACCTGATCAAGCTGCTGGAGAACCGGCGTGGCAGTAAGAG CAAAGGGCCGCAGCAGCGGCTGCAGATTCTCGACATGACTGGCCTCCAGGACGAAGGGCAGGGCCCAGAGAGCATGAGTCTCTGGTCCCGGACGGTCACGCTGGCAAAGGCTTGCCTGGACATCTCCAAGCAGCAAGGCAAGTGGACGAGGCGGACGTCCAAGCGGAGAAAAAGCCCCTACAGCAAACCCCCGGGCCCCCcggccctccctcccttctccgtGGACGTTTGGGTGGACCTCTTTGTGAACAGCACCTCCTACGGAGTCCTGAAGGACGCCTTGCAGATCAACAGCTACAATGCGCTGCGGCTGAGGTGCCGGGACTTCCGGGCAGAGGAGCTGTCCATCGCCAGCACCGTGGGGCTGCTGGAGTTCCTGGACCCGGTCGGCGTCCGGCAGGTGGACCTGAGGTTCAACAACCTGGGCCTCTCCGGCTTGCGAGTGGTCCTCCCGCACCTGACCAAGTTCACCAACCTGGCGAGCCTGAAGCTCCCCTACAGCAACGTGGATGTCAGGCGCCTCACTGTGGGCATGGAGGGGAGCCTGCAGTACTTTGCCAACCAGCTGAGCCGACTGAGATGCCTCAAAGAGCTGAACCTGGGGTCCTCCCGGCTGTCTGGCAAGCTGAGGCTGCTCCTAGG TGACTTGCAAAGCCCTTTGGAGAGCCTGGAGCTGGCCTTCTGCTACCTTCTGCCCAACGACCTGGCCTACCTTTCCCAAAGCCTCCACACCCCTGCCCTGAAGAAGCTGGACCTCAGCGGGAACAACCTCTCCGACTGCCTCCTGCAGCCTTTCCAAGGCCTGCTGATGGAGGCCTCCCCGACTCTCCTGCACCTGGACATCATGGAGTGCCGCATGATGGACACCCACCTGAACGTCCTCCTGCCGGCCATCTGCCGCTGCTCGCGGCTCCGCTACCTGGGCGTGTTTGGCAACCCCATCTCTGCCAAAGGACTGAAGAACCTCCTTCACAAGACGGTGGGCCTCTTGGACTTGAAGCTGGTCATCTACCCCTACCCGGTAGACTGCTATGGGGATGACCTGCCGTGGCCCCCCACTTCCTCCAACCTCCTCAACGGCAACGTGGACGAGGAGAAGTTCTTCCGGGTCAGCAACGAACTCCAGCAGATGCTGCTGAGCGCCAATCGGGCAGACGTCACCTGGACCACGAACCTCTGCCGCCACAATAGTCTGGACTTCTTTAGTTTATAG